In Leptospira langatensis, a single window of DNA contains:
- a CDS encoding nucleoside-diphosphate kinase has translation MARTFIMIKPDGVKNKHVGDILQRIEKEGFKILGLKYLKLSLEDAKQFYKVHSARPFYNDLCSYMSSGPIVAAALERDNAVQHWRDVIGATDPKEAAAGTIRALFAESKEANAVHGSDSDDNAALEISFFFKGNELF, from the coding sequence ATGGCTAGAACATTTATCATGATCAAACCCGACGGAGTTAAAAACAAACATGTCGGTGATATTCTACAAAGGATCGAAAAAGAAGGATTCAAGATCTTAGGACTTAAATATCTCAAACTTTCTTTAGAAGACGCAAAACAATTCTATAAAGTGCATTCCGCTCGTCCTTTCTACAACGACCTTTGCAGCTATATGTCTTCCGGACCTATCGTTGCTGCGGCTTTGGAAAGAGACAATGCAGTTCAGCATTGGAGAGATGTTATCGGAGCTACCGATCCTAAAGAGGCTGCTGCAGGCACTATTCGTGCCCTCTTTGCGGAAAGCAAAGAAGCAAATGCTGTCCACGGTTCCGATTCTGACGATAACGCAGCATTAGAGATCAGCTTCTTCTTCAAAGGGAACGAACTGTTCTAA